A window from Exiguobacterium marinum DSM 16307 encodes these proteins:
- a CDS encoding GGDEF domain-containing protein → MDTSFRKTSLVSLQIGLLLIAAVLFLLYMPDLGNVTIEGSLLIALALFISLFAGMRAGLFTALVILFLFGSLYFWNLFFRPTDQMFLFSEATLLQFGVWLIVFVILSGSIYARINQLNRLNLSLQEKVRRLVSIDEETGLDNKERFELELQLEINRTNRHGESFTVLLYQIDYFTEFIRLYGNEEATRFLTFFSERLHQSTRTTDKKFRLSTEEFALILPYASESDMIIILNRFRQLIGDYELSNGKKVSFTNHIAHYTVTKEAKIESPDDVLGLLRNELKSYAL, encoded by the coding sequence ATGGATACCTCATTCCGTAAAACAAGTTTAGTCAGTTTACAAATTGGACTTTTGTTGATCGCTGCCGTTCTATTTCTACTGTACATGCCGGACCTAGGAAATGTAACGATTGAAGGGTCTTTACTAATTGCTTTAGCTTTGTTTATTAGCTTGTTTGCAGGGATGCGTGCAGGATTATTCACGGCCCTGGTAATTTTATTTTTATTCGGAAGCCTGTACTTTTGGAACCTATTTTTCCGACCTACCGACCAAATGTTTTTGTTCTCAGAAGCCACCCTCTTACAGTTTGGTGTCTGGTTGATTGTTTTTGTCATTTTAAGCGGAAGTATTTATGCACGAATCAATCAATTAAACCGATTAAACCTTTCATTACAGGAGAAGGTCAGACGACTCGTATCAATCGATGAGGAGACGGGACTTGACAATAAAGAACGTTTTGAACTTGAACTTCAGTTGGAAATCAATCGTACAAACCGTCACGGAGAATCATTCACCGTCCTGCTCTATCAAATCGACTACTTCACAGAATTTATACGACTCTATGGAAATGAGGAAGCAACACGTTTTTTAACATTTTTTAGTGAACGTCTTCACCAATCGACACGAACGACCGATAAAAAATTTCGATTGTCCACGGAAGAGTTCGCGCTCATTCTACCTTATGCTTCTGAATCGGATATGATTATCATTTTGAATCGCTTCCGACAATTGATTGGGGACTACGAGCTGTCAAACGGCAAAAAGGTATCCTTCACGAACCATATCGCCCACTACACCGTCACAAAAGAAGCAAAGATCGAATCACCTGATGACGTCCTCGGATTATTGAGAAATGAGTTGAAGAGTTATGCGTTATAA